A single genomic interval of Microbacterium oleivorans harbors:
- a CDS encoding SURF1 family cytochrome oxidase biogenesis protein, with protein MNGRTALRWSGYVAIAIAFAVACAYLSNWQFTRNEDRSEQLALVERNYDADPAPLGELIPVGAELEAGDEWHPVLLRGEYLTDQQVLVRNRPHGGTSAFEVLVPFRTVEGRVFVVDRGWVPPGADSPEPESIAAPPAGVVTVVARLKPSEAAPTSGRSAPAGQVPTINLDLVVAEAGLSGEVVTSAYGLLASEDPAPAETLGAMPSPSEDPGPHLSYAIQWILFAIMGFVFIWYMIRTERRHRREDEADAAAAAASPRIVETPASAPSPTDPVLPAALRRRRETKRDRDMEDEDAILDTSRR; from the coding sequence TCGCCTGCGCCTATCTGTCGAACTGGCAGTTCACCCGCAACGAGGACCGCAGCGAACAGCTCGCGCTCGTCGAGCGCAATTACGACGCCGATCCCGCTCCGCTCGGCGAGCTCATCCCCGTCGGCGCCGAATTGGAGGCGGGCGACGAATGGCACCCCGTCCTGCTGCGCGGCGAGTACCTCACCGATCAGCAGGTGCTCGTGCGCAATCGACCGCACGGCGGCACGTCGGCGTTCGAGGTCCTCGTGCCGTTCCGCACCGTCGAGGGCCGGGTCTTCGTCGTCGACCGCGGTTGGGTGCCCCCGGGCGCCGACAGCCCCGAGCCGGAGTCGATCGCGGCTCCCCCGGCGGGCGTGGTGACGGTGGTCGCCCGACTCAAGCCCTCGGAGGCGGCTCCGACGTCGGGACGCTCTGCGCCCGCCGGTCAGGTGCCGACCATCAACCTCGACCTCGTCGTGGCCGAGGCAGGGCTGAGCGGCGAGGTGGTGACGTCCGCGTACGGCCTGCTCGCGTCGGAGGATCCCGCGCCCGCCGAGACGCTCGGGGCCATGCCGTCGCCGTCGGAGGACCCCGGGCCGCACCTGTCCTACGCGATCCAGTGGATCCTGTTCGCCATCATGGGCTTCGTCTTCATCTGGTACATGATCCGCACCGAGCGCCGGCATCGCCGCGAGGACGAGGCCGACGCCGCAGCGGCAGCGGCGAGCCCGAGAATCGTCGAGACGCCGGCGTCCGCCCCGTCGCCGACGGACCCGGTCCTGCCGGCCGCGCTGCGCCGTCGACGCGAGACCAAGCGCGACCGCGACATGGAGGACGAGGACGCCATCCTCGACACGTCGCGGCGCTGA